The proteins below come from a single Priestia megaterium NBRC 15308 = ATCC 14581 genomic window:
- a CDS encoding IS3 family transposase, whose product MVEQTVESYITYYNHIRIQTKLNNQSPVQYRQLAV is encoded by the coding sequence ATCGTAGAACAAACTGTCGAAAGCTACATTACTTATTATAACCATATCCGTATTCAAACGAAACTAAACAACCAGTCACCGGTACAATACCGACAACTGGCTGTTTA